Genomic segment of Mycolicibacterium psychrotolerans:
GGCGGACCGCGGCCGACGGGTGGTACCGCGAGTCGATCGCCTCGCCCTGCTTGGCGGCGATCTCGGCCATGTTGAGTCGTGGGCTCATGACGTGCGCTCCCAGAATGCCGGTCCGACGGGTTCGATGAAGTCACCGTTGGCTACAAGGTAGCCGTCTTTGTCGATCGTGATCGGGAGCTGCGCCAACGCGCGGGCCGCCGGTCCGAAGATGGGTCGTGCGAAGTGCAGTGCGTCGAACTGCGACTGGTGGCACGGGCACAGGATGCGATTGGTCTGCGACTCGTACAGCGACGCCGGACATCCCAGATGCGAGCACACCTTGGTGTAGGCGAACAGCTCGCCGAAGTTGAAGCTCTCCTGGCCCTTGCGCTTGACCACCCGCGACATCTCCGCCGGCCGGATGCGGATCAGCATCACCGGGTTGCGCACGCCCATCGAGATCTCGTGCAGCTTGTGCTCGGACTCCACGGTGGTCCCGTCGCCGTCCGACTCCCGCCACGGGAACACGGTCTCCATGCCGCCCGCGTCGATGTCCTCCGGGCGCATCTTCACGAACGGTGACTCGCCGGGTCGGCCGGTGGCCCGGGCCAGGTAGATCGTCTCGCCGGTGAACCGCGGCGTCCAGCCCGACGTCCACAGCACGGCCTTCATGCCCTCGGCGGTCGGGACGACCGGCTTCCACGGGTTCTTGATCAGGCCACCCATGAACGCGACCAGAGTGCCCAGGCCGAACGCGCCGAAGCCGATGCCCAGCGAGAGTCCGATCAGCTTGCGCCGCTTGAGCGTCGAGCCCTCCAGCGCGTTCCCGAGGTTGGCCGCGATGGTCCTGCGGTGGAGCTCGGGGGAGGCGCCGTCGTGGCGGTCCTGGATCGAGATCTCCTCGGGGATGAACTTCTTCTGGAACAGCACCGCGCCGACGCCGATCGCGAGCACCGACAGGCCGAAAGTCAGACCGTAGAGCGGAGTGGCCAGCGAGTACAGGAACTCGCCTTCGGATCCGAACGGCTTGTACTCCCACGGCCAGAACAGGAACACCAGCAACAGCGCGAAGCCCGAGATGCCCGCCAGCAGAAGCCAATACGCGACGGTCCGCTCAGCGCGCTTCTCGGCCTTGGTGCCGGGGATGGGCCACCGCGGCTCCTGGTAGACGATTTCGACGCCGTCGAGCTTGCCGCCGAGCGCGAGCAGTTCCTGCTGCGACATCTCGGCGAGCTGGGCGTCGGTCGGCTGGCCGGGCGCACCCTCCTGCCCCGGCGAGTCCGTGCCCTTCACGGTGCCCTCCTCAGGGCCCCGTTCGGTACCGGTGGTGGCGTCACTCATGCCCGTGCTCCGATCCAGAGGGCGGCCGCGATGATGGCCACCATGCCGACGATCCACGCGACCATGCCCTCGGAGGTCGGACCGAAACCGCCCAGCCCGAGACCACCGGGCGAGGGGGTCTCCGCCGCCTCGCGGACGTACGCGACGATGTCGCGCTTCTCGTCGGGCGAGAGCTGACGGTCGGAGAACTTCGGCATGTTCTGCGGACCGGTCAGCATCGCGGTGTACACCTGCGCGGGCACCTTGGCCGCGTCGCCGAGGTCCGGCGCCCACTTGCCCGACGACAGCGCGCCGCCCTTGCCGGTGAAGTTGTGGCACGACGCGCAGTTCAGCCGGAACAGGTCGCCGCCACGGGCGACGTCGTTGCCGATCAGCGACTGCGAGGCGATCTGGCCGTTCTCGTCGCGGGGGACGACCGGTCCGCCGCCGTTGGCCTGGATGTAGGCGCCGAGCGCATCGATCTGGGACTCGTCGAAGGCCGGGTCCTTGCGCTGGGCCTGCGCCTCGCCGCGCATCGCCGGCATGCGTCCGGTGGACACCTGGAAGTACACCGCCGCCTCACCGACGCCGATCAGGCTGGGCCCACGCTGCTCGACGCCCTGCAGGTTCAGGCCGTGGCAGGACACGCACGAGGTCTCGTAGAGCTGTTGGCCGGTGCGCAGCATGGCGGACGCCGACTCGTCGGCGACCGCCACCTGGGGTGTCGGCGTGAAGGTGGCCGCCAGGCCACCGGCCACTGCCAGTCCGATCAGCAGCAACAGTGCCGCCGAGACGCGCCGGCGCAGTCGGCGCTGGCGCACTGTCGCCGGCCTCCCGGCCCCGGGTGCCTTGCTTGTCATCGAACCCCTTCTCATCCGCGGGTTGGGAGACTTCGGTGTCATCGCTTCCGTCATCGCACGAAGTAGATGACGGCGAACAGCGCGATCCAGACGATGTCGACGAAGTGCCAGTAGTACGACACGACGATCGCCGCGGTGGCCTGCGCCGGGGTGAACTTGCTCATCCGGGTGCGCATGAGCAGCAGGATGAACGCGATCAGACCCCCGATGACGTGCAGGCCGTGGAAGCCGGTGGCGAGGTAGAAGACGGTGCCGTAGGCGCTGCCCGGGATCGTGGTGCCCTCGTGGACCAGGTGGTAGTACTCGTAACCCTGGCCGGCCACGAAGAAGGCACCCATCGCGAACGTCAGCAGGTACCAGCGGCGCAGACCGAAGACGTCGCCGCGCTCGGCGGCGAAGACACCCATCTGGCAGGTGAACGACGAGGCGATCAGCACCAGCGTCACCGGCACCGCCAGCGCGAGGTTCAGCTCGGTCGGTTCCGGGGGCCAGTTGCCCTGCGCCTGGGCGCGGGCCGTGAAGTACATCGCGAACAGTCCAGCAAAGAACATCAACTCACTGGAAAGCCACACGATCGTGCCGACACTGACCATGTTCGGACGGTTCAGCGAATGCACTCGCGACGTGATGGCGGTTCCCGAGGTCCCTACAGCGCTCGTCACAACAGCAAGTATGACGCTTTGTAGTTGTCGAACTCCACCCGGGTCGAGCAATTCGTCATAATCGCGTCGTGACTTCCGCTCCCGCCCCGAGCTGGCCGATGATCCTCGGCAGGCTGACCACCAACCAGTCGCTGCTGCCCGGGCAGGCGGGCTGGGCGATGGACCAGATCATGACCGGCGTAGCGACCCCCGCCCAGATCGCCGGATTCGGCGTGTCGATGAAGATGAAGCGCCCGACGTCGGCGGAGGTCGCCGAGCTCGCCGACATCATGCTCAAACACGCCCGGCGGGTGCCCACCGACACGATCGGCACCGACACCGTGGATGTGGTCGGCACCGGCGGCGACGGCGCGAACACCGTGAACCTGTCCACGATGGCGTCGATCGTGGTGGCCGCCGCGGGGGTCAAGGTGGTCAAGCACGGCAACCGCGCGGCGTCGTCGCTGTCCGGCGGTGCCGACACCCTCGAGGCGCTCGGGGTACGCATCGACCTCGAGCCCGAGCAGGTGGCACGCTGCGTGGCCGAGGTGGGCATCGGCTTCGCGTTCGCCCCGCAGTTCCACCCGTCGTATCGGCACGCCGGGGCCGCGCGACGCGAGATCGGGGTGCCGACGGTGTTCAACCTGCTCGGTCCGCTGACGAATCCGGCGAGCCCGCGGGCGGGGCTGATCGGTTGCGCGTGGGCGGAACTGGCCGAGGTGATGGCCGAGGTGTTCGCGACGCGCGGCGCCAGCGTGCTGGTGGTCCACGGCGACGACGGCCTCGACGAGCTGACCACGACGACGACCAGCACGATCTGGCGGGTGCAGGCCGGCACCGTCGAGCGGTTGCGATTCGATCCGGCCGCGTTCGGCTTCGCGCGCGCCCACATCTCCGAGCTCGTCGGCGGGGACGCCGAGACGAACGCGGCCGAGGCCCGGTCGGTCTTCGGCGGCGCGCCGGGGCCGGTGCGCGACGCGGTGGTGCTCAACGCCGCGGGGGCGCTGGTCGCTCATGCCGGCTTATCCAGCGACGCCAAGTGGGTCCCGGCCTGGGAGTCCGGGCTCGCGCGCGCCAAGGAGGCGATCGACTCCGGGGCGGCCGAACAGCTGCTCGCGCGTTGGGCGCGGTTCACCCAGCAGCTCTGACCCGTCGAACTGCTCGGTCAACTGCTCGGCCGCCACGCGCGCGGACCGGGCCGACGCCGCCCAGCCCGCCCACCGTCCCGCTGCGCCGATCGGCGAGCAGTACCCGCTGTCGGCCCGCACGATCCGGACGCCGGGGTGGGCCAGCCACCGTGCGATGAGCGCGATCTCCTCGACCAGTGCGCCGCCGTGCGGCCCGTCGATGGGCAGCACGGTCTGCGCGGCGGCGCACAGCGCGTCGACGACCGGCATCGGCGGGACTCCGCGGGGCGCCACCCCGGCCGCGGCGAGCTGACCGTGCCGGATCACCGCGAGGTGCCAGCCGCGCGCGCCGTCGGGCCGGGCGGCGATCAGTTCGCCGATGCCCGACAGGGCGCGTAGTCGCTGGCCGCGCCAGAGCACGTCGATGGTGGCGGCCGCCCGGTCACGCATCCGCGCCGCGGTCTCGTAGCGGTGGCGTCCGGCGAGGTCGTCGATGTGGGCCAGCATCGCGCTCAGTGCGTGCCCGTGGTGCCCGTCGATGAGCGCCCGCGCGTCGCGCACGACGGCGGCGTAGTCGTCGGGTCCAGTGCCCCGTACCGCCGGGCAGGGGGACACCTCGAGTTCCGGGCAGGCGGGCCCGTGCACGGCCGATCGGGACAGCCGCCGGGTGCAGGTGCGCACCCCGGTGAACCGCGCGACCAGGTCGGCGGCGTCGACGGCGTCGGCGCGGGCGCGGAACGGTCCGATCGCGGTGTCGGTGCGCGGCGCCCGCACCACGGTGAACCGGGGGAACGCCTCGTCGGTGAGCGTCACCCACCACCAGCGGTGCGGGAACTTCGACCGGCGGTTGTACGGCGGTGCGTGGGCGGCCAGCAGGCGCAGTTCCCGCACACCGGCCTCGAGGTCGTGGGCGCACTCGACGTGGTCGACCGCGGTGGCCAGGGAGGCCATCTCCTTCATCCGGGTGCGTGGATCGGCGCCGTTGAAGTACTGGCCCACGCGGCGGCGCAGGTCCACCGCCGTGCCCACGTAGAGCACCTCAGCCGACGGGCCGCGGAACAGGTAGACCCCGGGGCCGCGCGGCAGCGACCGGGCCAGGTGGCGGTTGCGGCGCTGGGCCGGGCTCACGTCGGGCAGATACGACCGCAGCTCGGTGTAGGTCTGCACGCCTTGGTTGCCGACCCGCTCGATCAGCCCGTGCAGCACGTCCACCGTGGCCCGGGCGTCGGCGAGGGCGCGGTGGTTGGGCGTGGTGGCGGCGCCGAACAGCTGCGCGAGCGCGGACAGCCGCACGCTGGGCGCCTCGTCGCGGTTCAGCACGCGGCGCGCCAGCCGCACCGTGCACAGCACCGGCGGCTTGGGCCAGGGGATGTGGTTGCGTTCGGCGGCTGCGCGCAGGAAGCCGATGTCGAAGCCGGCGTTGTGCGCGACGAGCACGGCTCCGCGGGCGAATTCGAGAAACGCCGGCAGCACCGCGTCGATGCGGGGGGCGTCATAGACCATCGCCGTCGTGATGCCGGTGAGCGCGACGATCTGCGGCGGGATCGCCCGTCCCGGGTCCACGAGCGTCGCGAACTCGCCCAGCACCTCGCCGGCGCGCACCTTCACCGCCGCGATCTCGGTGATCTCGTCGTGCCGGTCGCCGCTGGCGCGGCCGCCCGTCGTCTCGAGATCGACGACGACGAACGTGGTCTCGCGCAGCGTCAGATCGGCGTCGGGGTCAACGTCGGCGAAGCTCAGCTGACCCATGCGCCGACCGTAGGCGGCGGCGCCGACAAGTCCGGGGAGAAACGCGGCCCGCCCGGACTTGTCGGTCGGTGTCGATACCGTGCGCTCGACTGCGATGAGAGGACGGGTGCCATGACACACGAACAACCACCGGGCGAGAGCCCACGTTCGGCCGACACGGGGACCGTGACGATCGACTGCGACGACTGCGCAGTCCGGGGACCCGGCTGCGAGGACTGCGTCGTCAGCGTGCTGCTCGGCGTGCCCGAAACTTTGCTGGTCGACGAGCGTCGCGCGCTGGAAGTGCTGGCCGAAGTGGGTCTGGCGCCGCGATTGCGGTTGGTTCCGATCCATCGACACGGCAGCTCCGGAGTTGCCTGAGGACACGCCGCGTCACCCGCGCCCCAGGCACCACAGGAGCAACTGTTAAATTTGCGTCTCCTGTTGGACAAGGCCGATGCCGTTTCGTAACCTGTCTGAGACCAAAGAGAGTTCGAGACGGCTCGTTACGGCAGTTGAAGGACATATAAACCTTGACGCTCGACCGCGCGCACCGGAGTTCCAGCCGTTCCCGGCGACCCGTCATCAGTGCACTGGCCTTCTTGGTGATGCTCGGCGCCGTCTTCGCCGGACCGGGTCATGCCGATCCCGCCGACGACGCGCTGACGAAGCTGAACGAACTGTCCCGGCAGGCCGAGCAGACGACGGAGGCGATGCACTCCGCGCAGCTCGACCTCAACAAGAAGCTGGAGATCCAGCAGGCCGCGGAGACCAAGCACACCGCTGACGTCGCGGCCGTCGACACGGCCAAGGCGCAGCTTGCCGACTTCCAGCACAAGGTCGACAACCTCGCCGCCGCCCAGTACATGGGTGGGCGGCCGTCGGGCTTCCAGGCGATGCTCACCGCGTCCTCGCCGCAGGGTCTGATCGACCAGCTCGCGATCCAGCGGGTGATGGCCCACGAGATGTCGGCCCAGATGAGTCGGTTCCTCGAGGTCGGCAAGCAGGCCCAGGCCGCCGAGCAGGCCTCGGCCGCATCCGCATCGGAGGCCAAGACCGCCGCCGAGCAGGCCGCCGCGGTACGCGCCGACCTGCAGTCCAAGCAGAGCCAGCTGCAGGTGCAGATCGCGATCGTGAAGTCCCGCTACGACGCGCTGACCCCGCCGCAGCGCGAGGCGCTCGCCGCGATGCCGCCCGCCCCGCCTGCCCCTGTCGCCGCGCCCGTCCCGCCGCCGCCTGGCCAGGATCCGGCCGTGCTGGCCGCCCCGCCCGCGCCTCCGGCGCCCGGTGCGATCCCGCCCGGGGACATGGCCGCGCCCGGATCACCGGAAGCCACCACTGTCATCCAGGCCGCGCTGAGCCGGATCGGGTCGCCGTACTCGTGGGGCGCCGCCGGTCCGAGCGCCTTCGACTGCTCGGGTCTGGTGATGTGGTCCTTCCAGCAGGCCGGCATCTCGCTGCCGCACTCCAGCCAAGCGCTCGCCGCAGGCGGGCAGCCTGTCTCCCGCGACCAGATGCAGCCCGGCGACCTCGTCACCTACTACTCCGATGCCTCTCACGTCGGCATCTACATCGGTGACGGAATGATGGTGCATGCGTCCACCTACGGCACGCCCGTGCGAGTCGCCCCCGTGGACAATGCGCCCATCTACAACGTCCGCCGCTACTGACCGTGCCCGGACCCGGCGCCGCCTGGCTGCGGTCCTGGGTACCGAACTGGTCTGCGCCGCTCTGCTGATCAGCGGTCCGCTGCCGGGCACTCCGGTCGGGCCGGCGGTCGCGGCGCCGTCGCCCACCACCGGCACGGCCGCACCGAGCGGTGCTCCGCTGCGCACCGTGACCACGCCCGACGGCCGGACCGCGCAGTTGATCGATCTCGGCGGCGGTGCCGGCGCGCTGCTCGACCGGGTGGCCGCCGAACTCCCCGGGGCCGAGGCGGCCGTCAGCGCATTCTGGGGGCCGCAGTGGCCGCGGGAGATCCCGATCGTGGTGGCGGGTTCTCCTGAGCAGTTCGCCGTGCTGGCCGGCGCGGGAGCGGACACCGCCGCCACCACCACCGCCGAGCGCATCACGTTCTCGCCGGCTGCGGGGGCGATGGATCCCGCAGATCTGCGAATCGTGTTGCGTCACGAGCTCTTTCACTACGCGGCGCGCGCCGGGACCGCGGCAGACGCTCCGGTCTGGCTGACCGAGGGCGTCGCCGACTTCGTCGGCCGCCCGGCGCCGAGCGTCCTCGTCGGGCTGCCTGAGCGCCTGCCCACCGACGCCGACCTGGTCACCCCCGGACCCCAGCGCTCGGCCGCCTACGACCGGGCGTGGGCGTTCGCGACCCATGTCGCCCAGGCCTACGGCGCCGACCGGCTGCGCGCGCTCTACGTCGGCGCGTGCGGGCCCGGACACTCCGATACCGCCACCGCGGTGCGCGACGTGCTGGGAATCGACCTGCCCGCATGAGCCGCGTCCTGCTGGTCACCAACGACTACCCGCCGCGCCGCGGCGGCATCCAGTCCTACCTGGAGGCGCTGGTCGACCATCTTCTCGGATCCGCCGATGCGGGGGTCGACGCGCTGACGGTGTACGCCCCGAAATGGAAAGGCGCGGATGACTACGACGCGGTGGCGGCCACGTCGGGCTACGACGTCGTCCGTCATCCGACGACGCTGATGCTGCCCGAGCCCGCGGTCGCGATGCGGATGCGGCGGCTGATCCGCGAGCGCGACATCGACACCGTCTGGTTCGGCGCGGCCGCGCCGCTGGCGTTGATGGCGCCGCTGGCGCGGGCGGCCGGGGCGCGCCGCGTCATCGCGAGCACCCACGGCCACGAGGTCGGTTGGTCGATGGTGCCGCTGGCACGAACGGCGTTGCGCCGCATCGGCAATGACGCCGACGTCGTCACCTACATCAGTTCCTACACCCGGCGCCGGTTCGCGTCGGCGTTCGGCCCGCACGCCGCGCTCGAACGTGTGCCGCCGGGCGTCGACGTCGAGCGCTTCATGCCCAACGAGGTGGCCCGCGCCGAACTGCGCGCCCGATACCGGCTCGGCGACCGGCCGGTGGTGGTCTGCGTCTCGCGGTTGGTGCCGCGCAAAGGTCAGGACATGCTCATCCGCGCGCTGTCCGCGATCCGCGAGCGGGCGCCGGGCGCGGCGCTGGTGATCGTGGGCGGCGGGCCATACCGCACCTCACTGCACCGTCTGGCGCACACCTTCGGGGTGGCCGAGCACGTGGTGTTCACCGACGGCGTGCCCGGCGAGGAACTGCCCGACCACCACGCGATGGCCGACGTGTTCGCGATGCCGTGCCGCACCCGGGGCGCCGGTCTGGACGTCGAGGGCCTCGGGATCGTCTACCTGGAGGCCTCGGCGACCGGGGTGCCGGTGGTGGCGGGACGTTCCGGAGGCGCGCCGGAGACCGTCCTCGACGGCGAAACCGGCCTCGTCGTCGACGGCTGGGACGTCGGAGCCATCGCCGCGGCCGTGGGCGATCTGCTCGCCGACCCGGCGCGTGCGGCGGCGATGGGCGCCGCCGGCCGGAAGTGGGCCGTCGATCACTGGCAGTGGAGCATGCAGGCGCAGCGGCTGGCGCGGCTGCTTCAGTCCGACGACGATCAAGCGGCGAGGGACGAGCCGCGTTGAGGAGTTGGACCGGCTGCTCTAGCGGTCAGTCCTTCTCGTACAGAGCTTCGATCTCGGCGGCGAACTTGTCGGCGACGACCTTGCGCTTGACCTTCAGGGTCGGCGTCAGCTCGCCGGTGAGCACCGTGAAATCGCACGGCAGGATCCGGAACTTGCGGATCGCCTCCGCCTTGGAGACCGCCTGATTGGCGTTCTTGACCGCCTGGTCGATCTCGGCGAGAAGGTCCGGGTCCTCCGCCAGGTCGCCCACCGATGCGCCCGCTGCCTTGCCGTGGTGCTGCTTCCACACCTCGAACGACTCGGGGTCGATCGCGATCAGCGCCGCGATGAACGGCTTCGCGTCGCCGACGGCCATCGCCTGGCTGATCAGCGGGTGCGCGCGCAGCTGATCCTCGAGCACGGCGGGCGCGACGTTCTTGCCGCCCGCGGTGACGATGATCTCCTTCTTGCGCCCGACGATCGACAGGAAACCGTCCGCGTCCACGCTGCCGAGGTCACCGGTGTGGAACCAGCCGTCGACGATGGCTTCCGCGGTGGCGGTCTCGTTGTGCCAGTAGCCGCCGAAAACCACTCCGCCGCGCACCAGCAGCTCGCCGTCGGGTGCGATCGTCATGCTGTTGCCCGGCAACAGTTTTCCGACGGTGCCCACCTTCAGCTCGCCGATCCGGTTGGCGGTGATCGCCGCGCTTGTCTCGGTCAGCCCGTAGCCCTCGTAGATGGTCAGGCCGATGCCGCGGTAGAAGTGGCCGAGGCGGGCGCCCAGTGGAGCGCCGCCGGAGATCGACGCCCGGCAGTTGCCGCCGGTGGCAGCCCGCAGCTTCGTGTACACCAGCCGGTCGAACACCGCGTGCTTGGCGCGCAGCAGCAGACCCGGGCCCCCGGTGTCCTGGGCCTTGCTCCAGTCGATCGCCGCCTGGGCGGCCATCGCGAAGATCGCGCCCTTGCCGCTGTCCTGGGCGTTGAGTTCGGCGGTGTTGTACACCTTCTCGAACACCCGGGGGACCGACACGATCACGGTCGGCTTGAACAGCCCGAACATCGGAACCAGATTCTTGATGTCGCTGGTGTAGCCGATCGTCACCCCGTTGGCGAACGCCGTCATCGACAGCGCCCGGGCCAGCACGTGCGCCAGCGGCAGGAACACCAGCAGCCGCTCACCCTTGCGCAGCAGGCTGGGGAAGCAGTGCGTCGCCCCGCGGGTCTCGTGCAGCAGGTTGGAGTGGGTGAGCTGGCAGCCCTTCGGCCGGCCGGTGGTGCCCGAGGTGTAGATCAGCGTGGCGGGATCACTGGACCGGATGCCGGCCAGCCGCCGGTCCACCTCGGCCGGTTCGGTCGCCGCGCCGGCCTGCGCCAGCGCGTCGAGCGCCGACGGCGCCGCCGACTCGATGACCGCCACCTTGCGCAGCGCAGGCAGCTCGTCGTGCAGCTCCTTGACCATCAACGCGTGCGCCTCGATCTCGACGAACGCGAGCACCGCCCCGGAGTCCTCGAGCACCCAGCGCACCTGCTCGGGCGAGGACGTCTCGTAGATCGGAACGGTCACCGCGCCGATGGACAGGATCGCGTAGTCGAGGATCACCCACTCGTAGCGGGTCGACGACAGCAGCGCCACCCGGTCTCCGGGCTGCACGCCCTCGGCGATCAGGCCGCGGGCGGCCGAGCGGATCTGCTCGGCGGCCTGACGGCACGTCACGTCGACCCAGACCCCGTCGACCAGCCGCTGGAAGATCACGTGGTCGGGGTTCTCCCGTTCGTGGGAGTAGACGACGGAGGCGACGTTGTCCTGATCCCCGACGGTGAAGGTTGCCGGAACGGTGTACTCACGCACGATGAAGGCCCTCTCGCTGTACCGGCCGCATTGGCCCTGTACAGCGTAGTCGCCCCGTCTCGGCCGTCGCCGGAGCATGTGTGAAGCTTGTCAGTCATGTACAGCATCCAGATCGCCGACGAGACGTTCGTCGCGGCGGATCCCGCAGCGGTGGGCGCCGCGATCGCCGATCCCGCGAGTTGGGCGCGCTGGTGGCCGGATCTGCGGCTGACCGTGGTCGAGGATCGCAAGGAGCTCGGCCAGCGCTGGACGGTGACGGGCGCGTTGACGGGCACCATGGAGATCTGGCTGGAGAAGGTGCTCGACGGGGTGGTGCTGCACTATTTCGTGCATGCCGAACCGTCCGGAGCGGCCGCGTGGCAGCTGGCGAAGATGAACCTCGCCGCGATGAACCACCGCCGCCGGGTCGCCGGCAAGGAGATGGCCTTCGAGATCAAGCGCACGCTCGAGGCGGGCCGCCCCGTCGGCGTGTCGCGGTTGGCCTAGACGATCCCGGCCATACCTGTCGACGGAAGGGTAGATTCGCCGCCATCGGCGGGGTACTCGAGGGTCGGGAACGGCCCCGAGACGGCACCGAAAGGACTGGGGAAGGCTTCAGTGGCGGACAAGACGGCACAGACCATATACATCGACGCCGACCCTGCGACGGTGATGGACGTCATCGCCGACATCGGCTCCTACCCGGAATGGGTCAACGAGTACAAGGAGGCCGAGGTTCTCGAGGCCGACGACCACGGCTATCCGAAGGTGGCCCGGCTCGTGCTCGACGCCGCGGTGCTCAAGGACAGCATGGTGCTGGCCTACCAGTGGCCCACCGATCACAAGTCGGTGACCTGGTCGCTGGTGTCCAGCTCGCTGCTCAAGTCGCTGGACGGCGCATATCGGTTGGCGCCCAAGGGATCTGGCACCGACGTCACGTACGAGCTGTCGGTGGACCTGATGATCCCGATGATCGGCCTGCTCAAACGCAAGGCCGAACGACGGCTGACGGACACCGCGTTGAAGGACCTCAAGAAACGAGTCGAGGCTGACTGAGCGCGCAGCCGCCGCCGACGCGTCCGGGGTGACCCGGATCAGTCTGTTCGTCGGCAAGGGCGGCGTGGGGAAGTCGACGCTGGCGACCGCGACGGCCGTGCGCGCAGCGCGTAGCGGGCTGCGCGTGTTGATCGTGTCCACCGACCAGGCGCACTCGACCGGCGATGTGCTCGGCGTGACGATCACGCCGACGGGGGAGCGCGCGCCGACCCGGGTGATGGCCGACCTCGACACCGCCGACGCCGGCGGCGGAGTCCTCGACGCGCTGGCCCTGGACACCCTGGCACTGCTGGCCGCGCACTGGCGCGACACCGCCGGGCTGCTCGCCGACAGGTTTCCCGAATCGGACATGAGTGATCTTGCGCCTGAGGAGCTTTCGGCGTTGCCGGGAGTGCAGGAGGTGCTCGGGCTGCACGAGGTCGCCGAGCTCGCCGGCTCGGGACGCTGGGATCTGGTCGTCGTCGACTGTGCCTCGACCGCCGATGCGATGCGCATGCTCACCCTGCCCGCCACGTTCGGGCTGTACCTGGAGCGGGCCTGGCCCCGGCATCGGCGGCTGTCCACGTTCGA
This window contains:
- the qcrA gene encoding cytochrome bc1 complex Rieske iron-sulfur subunit, whose amino-acid sequence is MSDATTGTERGPEEGTVKGTDSPGQEGAPGQPTDAQLAEMSQQELLALGGKLDGVEIVYQEPRWPIPGTKAEKRAERTVAYWLLLAGISGFALLLVFLFWPWEYKPFGSEGEFLYSLATPLYGLTFGLSVLAIGVGAVLFQKKFIPEEISIQDRHDGASPELHRRTIAANLGNALEGSTLKRRKLIGLSLGIGFGAFGLGTLVAFMGGLIKNPWKPVVPTAEGMKAVLWTSGWTPRFTGETIYLARATGRPGESPFVKMRPEDIDAGGMETVFPWRESDGDGTTVESEHKLHEISMGVRNPVMLIRIRPAEMSRVVKRKGQESFNFGELFAYTKVCSHLGCPASLYESQTNRILCPCHQSQFDALHFARPIFGPAARALAQLPITIDKDGYLVANGDFIEPVGPAFWERTS
- the qcrC gene encoding cytochrome bc1 complex diheme cytochrome c subunit; amino-acid sequence: MTSKAPGAGRPATVRQRRLRRRVSAALLLLIGLAVAGGLAATFTPTPQVAVADESASAMLRTGQQLYETSCVSCHGLNLQGVEQRGPSLIGVGEAAVYFQVSTGRMPAMRGEAQAQRKDPAFDESQIDALGAYIQANGGGPVVPRDENGQIASQSLIGNDVARGGDLFRLNCASCHNFTGKGGALSSGKWAPDLGDAAKVPAQVYTAMLTGPQNMPKFSDRQLSPDEKRDIVAYVREAAETPSPGGLGLGGFGPTSEGMVAWIVGMVAIIAAALWIGARA
- the ctaE gene encoding aa3-type cytochrome oxidase subunit III codes for the protein MTSAVGTSGTAITSRVHSLNRPNMVSVGTIVWLSSELMFFAGLFAMYFTARAQAQGNWPPEPTELNLALAVPVTLVLIASSFTCQMGVFAAERGDVFGLRRWYLLTFAMGAFFVAGQGYEYYHLVHEGTTIPGSAYGTVFYLATGFHGLHVIGGLIAFILLLMRTRMSKFTPAQATAAIVVSYYWHFVDIVWIALFAVIYFVR
- the trpD gene encoding anthranilate phosphoribosyltransferase, with amino-acid sequence MILGRLTTNQSLLPGQAGWAMDQIMTGVATPAQIAGFGVSMKMKRPTSAEVAELADIMLKHARRVPTDTIGTDTVDVVGTGGDGANTVNLSTMASIVVAAAGVKVVKHGNRAASSLSGGADTLEALGVRIDLEPEQVARCVAEVGIGFAFAPQFHPSYRHAGAARREIGVPTVFNLLGPLTNPASPRAGLIGCAWAELAEVMAEVFATRGASVLVVHGDDGLDELTTTTTSTIWRVQAGTVERLRFDPAAFGFARAHISELVGGDAETNAAEARSVFGGAPGPVRDAVVLNAAGALVAHAGLSSDAKWVPAWESGLARAKEAIDSGAAEQLLARWARFTQQL
- the ripC gene encoding peptidoglycan hydrolase RipC; its protein translation is MTLDRAHRSSSRSRRPVISALAFLVMLGAVFAGPGHADPADDALTKLNELSRQAEQTTEAMHSAQLDLNKKLEIQQAAETKHTADVAAVDTAKAQLADFQHKVDNLAAAQYMGGRPSGFQAMLTASSPQGLIDQLAIQRVMAHEMSAQMSRFLEVGKQAQAAEQASAASASEAKTAAEQAAAVRADLQSKQSQLQVQIAIVKSRYDALTPPQREALAAMPPAPPAPVAAPVPPPPGQDPAVLAAPPAPPAPGAIPPGDMAAPGSPEATTVIQAALSRIGSPYSWGAAGPSAFDCSGLVMWSFQQAGISLPHSSQALAAGGQPVSRDQMQPGDLVTYYSDASHVGIYIGDGMMVHASTYGTPVRVAPVDNAPIYNVRRY
- a CDS encoding peptidase codes for the protein MRPSTTSAATDRARTRRRLAAVLGTELVCAALLISGPLPGTPVGPAVAAPSPTTGTAAPSGAPLRTVTTPDGRTAQLIDLGGGAGALLDRVAAELPGAEAAVSAFWGPQWPREIPIVVAGSPEQFAVLAGAGADTAATTTAERITFSPAAGAMDPADLRIVLRHELFHYAARAGTAADAPVWLTEGVADFVGRPAPSVLVGLPERLPTDADLVTPGPQRSAAYDRAWAFATHVAQAYGADRLRALYVGACGPGHSDTATAVRDVLGIDLPA
- a CDS encoding glycosyltransferase family 4 protein, translating into MSRVLLVTNDYPPRRGGIQSYLEALVDHLLGSADAGVDALTVYAPKWKGADDYDAVAATSGYDVVRHPTTLMLPEPAVAMRMRRLIRERDIDTVWFGAAAPLALMAPLARAAGARRVIASTHGHEVGWSMVPLARTALRRIGNDADVVTYISSYTRRRFASAFGPHAALERVPPGVDVERFMPNEVARAELRARYRLGDRPVVVCVSRLVPRKGQDMLIRALSAIRERAPGAALVIVGGGPYRTSLHRLAHTFGVAEHVVFTDGVPGEELPDHHAMADVFAMPCRTRGAGLDVEGLGIVYLEASATGVPVVAGRSGGAPETVLDGETGLVVDGWDVGAIAAAVGDLLADPARAAAMGAAGRKWAVDHWQWSMQAQRLARLLQSDDDQAARDEPR